A single genomic interval of Wolbachia endosymbiont of Diaphorina citri harbors:
- the mnmE gene encoding tRNA uridine-5-carboxymethylaminomethyl(34) synthesis GTPase MnmE encodes MTNTNETIFALSTVFGKSGVAIIRISGNYALKALNHFHIKKKIKPRFATLVDLYDDSSQLIDNGIIIYFPAPNSFTGEDVIELQVHGSKAVIKILLEELSKIFVMARPGEFSLRAFLNGKFDLTQIEGIADLIDAETKMQAKQAIKQISGELERLYSNWRQRLITIQSKIEAYIDFPEDIWAEKSELEKINNEVQSLVQLIQEHLNDNRRGERLREGLHIVITGEPNVGKSTLFNFLAKRDIAIVSEYAGTTRDILEAHIDIGGYPIILSDTAGIRESSDPIESEGISRAKKRSFEADLRIELFPFEQRHNINCNVVNSDTIYVLSKADDVINNHNIKINGIDLLPISILKEIGTNKLISLIKEKAKENFGHDRDTPVITRQRHRNHMQKALEHLQRFNINNPIELMSEDLRLAAFEFGAVIGIINVEEILDSIFSNFCVGK; translated from the coding sequence ATGACAAACACAAATGAAACTATTTTCGCTTTGTCGACCGTATTTGGTAAGTCAGGAGTTGCAATAATCAGAATTTCAGGCAACTACGCGCTTAAAGCTTTAAATCATTTTCATATTAAGAAAAAAATTAAACCAAGATTTGCTACTTTAGTTGATCTATATGATGATTCCAGTCAATTGATAGATAATGGAATAATCATCTATTTCCCTGCTCCAAACAGTTTCACTGGCGAGGATGTTATAGAGTTACAAGTGCATGGAAGCAAGGCCGTCATAAAAATCCTCTTGGAGGAATTATCAAAAATTTTCGTTATGGCCAGGCCTGGAGAATTCTCACTTAGAGCTTTTCTAAATGGTAAATTTGACTTAACGCAAATAGAAGGGATTGCAGACTTAATTGATGCTGAGACGAAAATGCAAGCTAAACAAGCGATTAAGCAGATATCAGGAGAATTGGAGAGACTATACAGCAATTGGAGGCAAAGATTAATAACGATACAATCCAAAATCGAAGCATATATAGACTTTCCAGAGGACATTTGGGCAGAAAAAAGTGAATTGGAAAAAATTAATAATGAAGTGCAATCTCTCGTGCAGTTGATACAAGAGCATTTAAATGATAATAGACGGGGCGAAAGGTTGCGTGAGGGTTTACATATTGTAATAACTGGTGAACCAAATGTCGGTAAATCAACTCTGTTTAATTTCTTAGCCAAGCGTGATATTGCTATTGTTTCTGAATATGCAGGCACAACAAGAGATATACTTGAAGCTCATATTGACATTGGCGGATACCCAATCATTCTCTCTGATACTGCTGGAATTCGTGAGAGTTCAGATCCAATAGAATCAGAAGGTATAAGTCGAGCGAAAAAAAGGTCTTTTGAAGCTGATTTAAGAATAGAACTATTTCCTTTTGAACAGCGTCATAATATCAATTGCAACGTTGTAAATAGCGATACTATTTATGTATTGAGCAAAGCTGATGATGTTATCAATAATCACAATATAAAAATTAATGGCATAGATCTTTTACCCATTTCTATTCTAAAGGAAATAGGTACAAACAAATTGATCTCTCTCATAAAAGAGAAGGCAAAGGAAAATTTTGGGCATGATAGAGACACTCCTGTGATTACTCGGCAAAGACATAGGAATCACATGCAGAAAGCACTGGAACATTTACAGCGTTTTAATATCAATAATCCAATTGAGTTGATGTCTGAAGACTTGAGGCTTGCTGCATTTGAATTTGGTGCAGTGATTGGAATTATTAATGTTGAGGAAATATTGGACAGTATATTTAGCAACTTTTGCGTGGGCAAGTAA
- a CDS encoding NAD(P)/FAD-dependent oxidoreductase, translated as METDIVIIGAGPVAIFTAFQAGMLDMRCHIIDVLDQAGGQCTALYPEKPIYDIPGYPVITAQKLIERLMEQASPFEPVYHLSQKVEKISNNEGENFTIITNIGTEVKCKAVIIAAGNGMFEPNRPPLSGILEYENKSVFYSVNKISDFQDKTIVIAGGGDSAADWTVELSKVAKKIYVIHRRKEFRCTPETRNKLESLENDGKIELVVPYQLHELAGGNGQLRAVIVKNIVSKEEKEISANFLLPFFGLSMNLGPINNWGIQLEHSRIVVNSATLRTSRDRIYAIGDIATYPGKLKLILNGFAESAMACYDIYKVIHNSPVNFQYSTSKGIHGN; from the coding sequence ATGGAAACCGATATCGTAATAATAGGTGCAGGGCCTGTTGCAATATTCACTGCTTTTCAAGCGGGAATGCTTGATATGAGATGTCATATAATAGATGTTTTGGATCAAGCAGGAGGACAATGCACAGCTCTTTACCCAGAAAAGCCAATATATGATATACCTGGTTATCCTGTAATTACTGCCCAAAAATTAATTGAGCGACTAATGGAGCAAGCTTCACCATTTGAGCCTGTTTACCATTTAAGTCAAAAAGTGGAAAAGATTTCAAATAACGAAGGTGAAAACTTTACTATCATAACTAACATAGGTACAGAGGTAAAATGCAAAGCCGTTATCATTGCTGCAGGTAATGGAATGTTTGAACCTAACCGTCCACCCTTAAGTGGTATATTAGAATATGAAAATAAATCTGTATTTTATAGTGTAAATAAAATTTCTGATTTTCAGGACAAAACTATAGTCATTGCAGGGGGGGGTGATTCTGCGGCTGATTGGACTGTAGAACTTTCTAAGGTTGCGAAGAAAATTTATGTGATACATAGGAGAAAGGAATTTCGCTGCACTCCTGAAACTAGAAATAAATTAGAATCACTTGAAAATGATGGAAAGATAGAACTGGTAGTGCCATATCAATTACACGAACTAGCAGGAGGTAATGGGCAGTTGAGAGCAGTGATAGTAAAAAACATTGTCTCTAAGGAAGAAAAAGAAATATCCGCTAATTTTTTGCTGCCATTTTTTGGACTGTCAATGAATCTTGGTCCAATAAACAATTGGGGTATACAGTTAGAACATAGCCGCATAGTTGTTAATTCAGCTACGCTTAGAACTAGTAGAGATAGAATATATGCAATCGGAGATATAGCTACTTATCCAGGCAAACTAAAATTGATACTAAATGGTTTTGCTGAGAGCGCCATGGCTTGTTATGACATATACAAAGTAATTCACAATTCTCCAGTTAATTTTCAATATTCAACTTCAAAGGGAATTCATGGAAATTAA
- the nuoI gene encoding NADH-quinone oxidoreductase subunit NuoI yields the protein MLKKLAWYWSFVELIKGFVITLKYMFKPKVTLRYPMEKGPLSPRFRGEHALRRYPNGEERCIACKLCEVICPAQAIVIEAEEREDGSRRTTRYDIDMTKCIYCGLCQEACPVDAIVEGPNFEFATETREELMYNKEKLLHNGEVWEDAIALRLKKNRPYY from the coding sequence ATGCTCAAGAAATTAGCTTGGTACTGGTCTTTTGTAGAGTTAATTAAAGGGTTTGTTATTACATTAAAATATATGTTTAAGCCAAAGGTTACTTTGAGGTATCCTATGGAGAAGGGCCCTTTAAGTCCAAGGTTTCGTGGTGAGCATGCATTGCGTAGGTATCCAAACGGTGAAGAACGATGCATAGCTTGTAAGTTATGCGAAGTTATCTGCCCTGCTCAAGCAATAGTTATTGAAGCAGAGGAAAGAGAAGACGGTAGTCGCCGCACCACACGCTATGATATTGATATGACAAAATGCATATACTGCGGACTTTGCCAAGAGGCATGTCCAGTTGATGCAATTGTGGAGGGTCCTAACTTTGAATTTGCTACTGAAACAAGAGAGGAGCTAATGTACAATAAAGAAAAGTTATTGCATAATGGTGAAGTTTGGGAAGACGCAATTGCACTCAGGTTAAAAAAGAATAGGCCGTATTACTAA
- the thrS gene encoding threonine--tRNA ligase has product MIRITFSTEQKVKEYSGRVTGFDILQPDALKEAVALKVNGELYDLSREIESDAEIEVIQLSDEVGLDIIRHDAAHIMAQAVKELFPNTQITIGPTIQDGFYYDFATDRTFTTDDLTAIEKKMKEIVKSNHRFVREVWTRKQVIDFFSGIGEKYKVDIISSIPEGENLTVYRQGDFVDLCRGPHSPSTGRVKAFKLMKVAGAYWRGDSKGPMLQRIYGTAWRNKDELNIYLKRLEEAEKRDHRKIAKDMDLFHIQEEAVGQVFWHEQGYTLYNVLESYIRKKLINNGYFEVKTPILVSKELWEKSGHWDKFRENMFIVDESESKKLAIKPMNCPCHVQIFNYHTRSYRDLPIRMAEFGTCHRNESSGSLHGLMRVRGFTQDDAHIFCMAKQVNSETVKFCGLLKEVYSELGFNEISVKFSDRPDTRSGNDEVWNRAEKALLEAVKEAGLSYELNPGEGAFYGPKLEFVLKDAIGRNWQCGTLQVDFILPERLGAFYIGADGHKHHPVMLHRAILGTFERFIGILIENYAGKFPVWLAPTQLAILTITNEADGYATEISNVLKAQGVRIKTDLTNEKISYKIRLHSSNKVPILWIVGKNEVTSKTVSVRNLGSEEQESFPLEKATELLLKSINLN; this is encoded by the coding sequence ATGATTAGGATTACTTTTTCAACCGAACAAAAAGTAAAAGAATACAGTGGTAGAGTCACTGGCTTTGATATATTACAACCGGATGCTTTGAAAGAAGCAGTTGCATTGAAAGTAAACGGTGAGTTGTATGATCTCTCACGTGAAATTGAATCTGATGCAGAGATAGAGGTGATACAACTGAGTGACGAAGTGGGTTTGGACATAATAAGGCACGATGCTGCTCACATAATGGCACAGGCAGTGAAAGAGCTATTTCCTAATACTCAGATTACTATCGGCCCAACAATTCAGGACGGTTTTTACTATGATTTTGCTACAGATCGTACCTTCACTACGGACGATCTTACCGCAATAGAAAAGAAAATGAAAGAGATTGTAAAAAGTAACCACAGATTTGTTCGAGAAGTTTGGACTCGCAAGCAGGTAATTGATTTCTTTAGTGGTATAGGCGAAAAATATAAGGTTGATATTATCTCATCCATACCAGAGGGTGAAAATCTAACTGTTTATAGGCAAGGTGATTTTGTTGACCTATGCCGTGGTCCGCACTCACCATCAACTGGCAGAGTTAAAGCGTTTAAACTTATGAAAGTAGCAGGTGCATACTGGCGTGGCGATTCTAAGGGCCCAATGTTGCAAAGAATATATGGCACCGCGTGGAGAAATAAGGATGAATTAAATATTTATCTTAAACGTCTGGAGGAAGCAGAAAAACGCGACCACCGCAAAATTGCTAAGGATATGGATTTATTTCACATTCAAGAGGAAGCTGTTGGGCAGGTTTTTTGGCATGAACAAGGATATACTTTATATAATGTTCTTGAGTCTTACATCAGAAAGAAGCTAATAAATAATGGCTATTTTGAGGTAAAAACTCCTATTTTAGTAAGTAAAGAGCTGTGGGAAAAATCGGGACATTGGGATAAGTTTCGTGAAAATATGTTTATTGTTGATGAATCTGAAAGCAAAAAGCTAGCAATAAAACCCATGAATTGTCCTTGCCATGTGCAGATTTTTAATTATCACACCAGAAGTTATCGTGATCTACCAATACGTATGGCAGAATTTGGCACGTGCCATAGGAATGAAAGCTCAGGCTCATTGCACGGACTGATGCGAGTGCGTGGTTTTACGCAAGACGATGCACACATTTTTTGTATGGCAAAACAAGTGAATTCTGAAACTGTAAAGTTTTGCGGCCTTTTAAAAGAAGTATATTCAGAGCTTGGATTCAATGAAATTTCTGTGAAATTTTCAGATCGTCCAGATACTAGATCAGGTAATGATGAAGTGTGGAATAGAGCTGAAAAAGCTCTGCTTGAAGCAGTTAAAGAAGCAGGGCTTAGTTATGAACTTAATCCTGGTGAAGGTGCATTTTATGGTCCAAAGTTAGAGTTTGTTTTAAAAGATGCAATAGGCAGAAATTGGCAATGTGGAACATTACAAGTTGATTTCATTTTACCAGAACGTCTGGGAGCTTTTTATATAGGGGCAGATGGGCACAAGCATCACCCTGTCATGTTACATAGGGCAATTCTTGGGACTTTTGAGCGTTTTATCGGAATTTTGATAGAAAATTATGCAGGAAAATTTCCAGTTTGGCTTGCTCCAACGCAACTTGCTATTCTGACCATTACAAATGAAGCTGACGGTTATGCTACAGAAATCAGCAACGTTTTAAAAGCACAAGGTGTGAGAATCAAAACTGATTTGACCAATGAAAAAATTAGTTATAAGATACGTTTGCATAGTTCAAACAAGGTTCCTATATTGTGGATTGTAGGCAAAAATGAAGTTACAAGTAAAACTGTGTCAGTGAGAAATTTAGGGTCA